In Gadus morhua chromosome 5, gadMor3.0, whole genome shotgun sequence, the genomic stretch AGTCCTAGGAGTCTGGAACCAGCGCTAAACGTTGGTTTAACCAGCGGCTCTGCGGCGCCGTTACTGTGCGCTACGCTGGGATTACATCACGAGGCGGGGAGGCAGGCTAGCCTAGTGGTGACGGCGTTTGTCCCACAGCCAAACGGgtgtgggtttgattcccagtgTCTACCCTGCAGGCATCAGCCACCCCTTGGATAAAGGCATCTGCCAAGTGACTAAATGTTTAATTATTAAAAGGCAGCTCTCGGTTGGTCGGACGAGGAGTGAGTCTACCCCCTCATTGGCTGAGCAGTCTCCCTCACACGACCATCATGTGACCTCCGAACCCTAGACCTGAGGGTCTTCTGAGAACGGGCCTAAGTAGAACCTGGGCCCTGGTTATGGAACCCAAGCCACCATGAATCCCGGACCTCAGCCAGTCCTGGTCTTGTGACCAGACCAGGCCTTGAGCCGTTGGCTCACAGGAGAACCAGACTCCTAACACTCTCTTTTTGGTGGAACTGTTCTCCTGCTGACCGCCGCAGAACCAAGAAGGAGCAGAAGTCTTATTTTAACCATGAGCTAAACGCTGCATCCCATTCGGGGCTTTCTCTCCtgacaaaacttttttttttttttttttttttttagatcttCAGCAAATCCAAGCAATAAAGTTTAACAACGTATCAAAACCTCCAGGACATAATAACTGCTCTACCATCGTAGCGCTttacaggggggaggaggggaggggggagagaggagaggagaggggaagagagaggagaggaggggaggagcagagggaggagaggagaggggaggaggagaggagaggagaggagtagagaggagaggagaggagaggagaggagaggagaggagaggagtagagaggagaggagtagagaggagaggagtagagaggagaggggaggggagagaggagaggaggggagcagcagagaggagaggggaggaggagagaggagaggaggggaggagcagagaggagaggggaggggagagaggagaggaggggaggagcagagaggagaggggaggggaggagaagaggggagaggagaggagcagagaagagaggaggtgaggagaggaggaacagggaggactggaggaggagcagagaggagctcaGAGGAGTCATAGCTGGGATGTGATGCGTTTAAAGAGCTCTTCTCTGGAAAGCAGGGCTGGAAATaggatccctccctccccccctcccccccaccccccctccaccaccaccacacagccaGGCCCTCTCCAGCCCAGCCCAGCCCGAGACCAGACTGGGAGGAGGCCCGACTGAACCAGACCGGCCCGGATCCCAGAGGACCTGGGAACTATTAAAAACAGTGCCGACTTCCAGAGTAACCGGAGGTCAGAGCACGGTGGAGGAGCCCGTCAGCTGAGCGCACCTACCAGCCCCTTTAGAACACTACAGCCCGCTCCCCCTCTTCAGCAGGGCAACCTgactcactctcttcctctctctttatttgagagactcgtctccctccctccctccctcccaccctccccgtTATTTAGGCTACCCCAATCTCTCTCGCCCGGACTATTATGCCTATCAAAAGCTCTCGGCCTCTCCTTACTTTGCAATTAGCAAACGCTTCTTCTACAATGACGATAAGAATCAGACCACGGCAGCTAAATGGGCTTATTTgtctattcaaacaaaaatactAATGTAACGGGACACCTCCTAAAAGTTCACATTTTTCGTTGCATATTTAGCACATATCGTCTCGATTCATTTATTATGAATGACATTCGTTTAAGTTTGGCCCCGAAACACAATTGGCCCTCAGAAAGCCGCGGCAGACTGTGTATTGAGAACGTGTATTGTGTGGCCAGTCGACCGAGAAACATTGACAGAATCCAAGCAATACAAACACTTTGTTAGCACAGCTTTCTgccgggaggaggagcagacaatACGAGCTCTGTTAGACAACGGGCGCCGCTCGTCGAGGAGGACAAGGGGGCAAGGAAGGGAACGGAGAAGAAAAGCCACGATTTGCATCTCCTGAATTTCACTGGAGCGCACTGACGCATTctgcaggaggggggcggggcgtcGTGCTGCTGACGCCACCGCCCAGACCGGATCCCATTGGTCTAACGCCAGCTGGGCTTCAGTGGGGGGGATAGGAGCCAAAATAAAAATTAGAACAGACctcagtaaaagaaaaaaaaacgccaCTCCAGCACCAGCAGCGATTAAATCGGATTCCCATCGCGGAGCGGACACATCCCGTATGAACGGACGTCGCTACTGCTTCTGCCGACGTTTACGCGTGTCGGAGGAAAACAAGGGTCGTTCATAACGGAGGATCGTATCAGCGCGGTGCCCGTCCGGATCACCGTTTCGCCGTAAAAAGGGAAACCACGGAAAGCTTCGCGGATCCCCTCCGTGGAGGAGATTAAAAAAGCGGTCCAAGGAAAAAGTGGTTTCCATTGAAGTTGGCGAAGGGACTCGGTCGCTCGGATATATCCCCATGACGCGCCGAGGCTTCCTCTTCCAATTGATCCGCGGTTAGTCAACTTTTTACGCGTTGTCTAGGCTGATCGGTTCCCCCCACACTCAGACGTCAACACGGCTGAACCCGTCCCGGAGAGGAGAGCCACCGATCAGCTGCGTTCCCCGGGACGGTAGGACGGAGGCGGGCCGATGCCCACAGCGGACTGCAGGCTCCTGCACCATGGCCGGATCATGAGGTGTCTGTCCTTCCTGCTCCTGCTTCCAGAAACGCTCAAGAAGAGGTCCAAGAAGAGCGGAACTAGCCTCCCGCTGTGCTACGAGCTGTTCTCCCTGTCGCTGgcgaagaggaagaggatggccGCCGAACTCCACAGCACCGCCAACAGCAACCTGGCGAACCAGCGCTCCaacaacacctcctccaccaccactacggTGACGGCCGGGGACAAGCCCGAGAAAGACTCGCCGGTCAACCGGTCCTCGGCCACCCTGTCCTCCACCaactcctccatctccccctcctcctcctcccaccacaacatcaacaacaacaacctggaCGCGCCGAGTTGGGCGTGCAGTCACCCGACTCTGCGGGAGAGGTAGGACAGAGGACTTCCTCCAGATAGCCCATGTAGCCTTGTTGAATGTCCCTGGTCCCTCAATGAATGTCCCCCTTATTGAATGTCATGTCACTCGTTTGTTTGACGAGAACGCCTTCGGCGCACAGATCGTCAATAAGACGACCTGTGTGCATGAGCAGATGAGGACGAAGTGCAACCCGCATGTTTAGTCCATCCATCATATCATAATAAAAAGAAGTCACAGACGCCTTCAGTGTGAGAGGATTTGAGACCTGAGcctccattctcctcctcctcctccttctgcaggAACGCGCTGATGTTCAACAACGAGCTGATGGCTGACGTTCACTTCATCGTGGGACCGTCCGGCGAGTCGAGACGGCTCCCGGCCCACAAGGTAAACCCAGCCCCGGTACTAGACCTCTTGTGGTTTGACGTCTATGGCAGTTCTGCGTGCGACGGGGTTAAATCGGGACGCAGACACCAATGAAAGGGTTTTCCTTGAAGGGATTCAGGGTCGACATGTGTTCTGCTGTCGGCAGCGACACCCTGATTCCACAGAGTCATAGCTGTCCATCTTATTTTGGTATTGCCCTAGGGGTCcatcatactttttttttttggtacacATAGTTAACCTCATAGCGTAATTGCCCAAGTCCTATTGGGATGGGAGAATAGAGTTCAGTTAGATATCATAATGTGGCCAAAATATGAATTAGGCAATTATGCAATGAGGCAAACGACATGTAACACCAGAGTTAGAACCAGTCATCACGTCAGTGGGTCAAATCAAAGGAGGTTAAATGAACCTAATCCAATCCCAGTCCCTCCCAGTACATGAACCTAACCCCTTCCCTGTCTCCCAGTACATGAACCTAACCCCATCCCTGTCTCCCAGTACATGAGCCCAACCCCTCCCAGTCCCTTCCCAGTCCATGAACCTaaacctccttctctctcccagtaCGTGCTGGCGGTGGGCAGCTCAGTGTTCGGCGCCATGTTCTACGGCGACCTGGCCGAGGAGTCGGGCGAGATCCACATCCCCGACGTGGAGCCCGCCGCCTTCCTCATCCTGCTCAAGTAAGCATGGCCGCCTCCCGGGAACGCTCCCGGGGCCGTACCCGCCACGAGCGCAGCCGACGGGCCGCGCGGTGTCACTTCAAAGAGCGTTATCACACACCCTTTAAAGCTCCGCCGGTGGCGTGCTGTAATTGCCCGTCCTCCCCCCTCATTGTTGGAACTTGAAacgcttttttattatttgccaGCCGTCTCCATCCGTAGCGATCCACCCTTTGAAGAGGAGTGTAAAAATGCATCGTTGCGGTTATAAATAGGTCGCTTTTGTTTAGTTGCTTGTTCGACAGAACAGGGCACCAGCGCTGTACAGCGTGTGCCTGCTGTCGTCTTCCTGTATCCAACCGgaacgtggacacacacacacacacacacacacacacacacacacacacacacacacacacacacacacacacacacacacacacacacacacacacacacacacacacacacacacacacacacacacacacacacaaagtctgcCCGTGAGCAAGGCAAGGGCACTGCTGCTGGAGTTGGTTCCCGGGCGCCTCACTACAGTGTGCCGGCCCCTGGCCCCTAGCGTAGGACTGAAtgaaccccgcccccccccagggactaacacactgctgcccccccccccccccccccccccccccccccctccaggtacATGTACAGCGACGAGATCGACCTGGACGCCGACACCGTGCTCGCCACGCTCTACGCCGCCAAGAAGTACATGGTGGCGGCGCTGGCCCGTGCCTGCGTCACCTTCCTGGAGAGCAGCCTGGAGGCGCGCAACGCCTGCGTGCTGCTCTCCCAGAGCCGGCTGTTCGAGGAGCCCGAGCTGACCACGCGCTGCTGGGAGGTCATCGACGCCCAGGCCCTGCTCGCGCTGCGCTCCGAGGGCTTCGGCGACATCGACCGGCCCACGCTGGAGGTGATCCTGCGGCGCGAGACCCTCAACGCCGCCGAGGCCGTGGTCTTCCAGGCCGCGCTGGGCTGGGCCGTGGCCGAGTGCCGGCGGCGGGGGGTGAGCCCCACGCCGGGGAACAAGCGCGAGGCGCTGGGCAAGGCGCTGTACCTGCTGCGCCTGCCCACCATGAGCCTGGAGGAGTTTGCGGACGGCGCGGCGCAGGCGGGCGTGCTGACGCTGGAGGAGACGCACGCCGTGTTCCTGTGGTACACGGCCGCCGTCAAGCCGCAGCTGGGCTTCCCGCTGGCGCCGCGGGCCGGCCTGGCGCCGCAGCACTGCCACCGCTTCCAGTCGTCGGCGTACCGCAGCAACCAGTGGCGCTACCGCGGCCGCTGCGACAGCATCCAGTTCGCCGCCGACCGCCGCGTCTTCGTCGCGGGCCTCGGCCTCTACGGCTCCAGCGGCGGCAAGGCCGAGTACGGCGTCCGCATCGAGCTGAAGCGGCAGGGCGCCACGCTGGCGACGCGCAGCACGGCGTTCGTGTCCGACGGCTCCAGCGGGACCTTCCCGGTGTGGTTCGAGCACCCGGTGCAGGTGGAGCAGGACTCCTTCTACACCGTCAGCGTGGTGCTGGACGGCAACGAGCTCAGCTACTTCGGCCAGGAGGGCATGACCGAGGTGCAGTGCGGCAAGGTCACCTTCCAGTTCCAGTGCTCGTCGGACAGCACCAACGGCACCGGGGTGCAGGGGGGGCAGATCCCCGAGCTGGTCTTCTACGCATGAGCCACTGGGACcccccttgggggggggggggggtgggagtctGGAGCACATTGCCGGACTCCACTCTTAAGCCTTTAAGTTCACGTAGCATAACGACACTCCGTAGCGGCCCGCCTAGCGGCCTAGTTACTTCTCTCAGACACTATTTAATAAACGGTGAAGGAGCCATTTTATCCTATTTATTTGAacgttattattttttaatttaattatttttgttaCATGAAATGGAGAAGG encodes the following:
- the LOC115543858 gene encoding BTB/POZ domain-containing protein 6-B-like, producing MPTADCRLLHHGRIMRCLSFLLLLPETLKKRSKKSGTSLPLCYELFSLSLAKRKRMAAELHSTANSNLANQRSNNTSSTTTTVTAGDKPEKDSPVNRSSATLSSTNSSISPSSSSHHNINNNNLDAPSWACSHPTLRERNALMFNNELMADVHFIVGPSGESRRLPAHKYVLAVGSSVFGAMFYGDLAEESGEIHIPDVEPAAFLILLKYMYSDEIDLDADTVLATLYAAKKYMVAALARACVTFLESSLEARNACVLLSQSRLFEEPELTTRCWEVIDAQALLALRSEGFGDIDRPTLEVILRRETLNAAEAVVFQAALGWAVAECRRRGVSPTPGNKREALGKALYLLRLPTMSLEEFADGAAQAGVLTLEETHAVFLWYTAAVKPQLGFPLAPRAGLAPQHCHRFQSSAYRSNQWRYRGRCDSIQFAADRRVFVAGLGLYGSSGGKAEYGVRIELKRQGATLATRSTAFVSDGSSGTFPVWFEHPVQVEQDSFYTVSVVLDGNELSYFGQEGMTEVQCGKVTFQFQCSSDSTNGTGVQGGQIPELVFYA